The sequence GACGATCACCTTCCCTGTGAAACCGCTGCTGCTGGCCAGCCTGCTGGTTGGCTTTGTTGGCTTTGACGCCTGCAAGCAGGACACCACCACGACCGTTGCGCCTACCTCGGCTACTGTTTCGGCCCTGAACTGCGGGTCTGCTACGTTCTCAACCACCGCCGTCAGCGGCGCGGCCTATACGGGCACTGTCACCGTGCCGTACACGGGTGGAAACGGTATTGCCTATACGGCGGGCACCGCCATTGCTTCGACGGGCGTGACGGGGCTCAATGCCACGCTTCAGGCAGGTACGTTAACGAGCAGCAGCGGCAACCTGACGTACAGTGTCAGCGGTACGCCGTCGGGGGCGGGAACGGCTACGTTTGCGCTCACCTTCGGCGGACAGACCTGTAACCTGCCCCTGACGGTCAGTTCTCCCAGTTCGGGTACTACGTCGGGCACGGCATCGTCTACTATTACGGCGGTGATGGCGGTAACGACGAGCGCCAACACCAGTTGCGCCAGTGCGACCGGCCTGGCCAAAATTATCTGCCTGACGGAGGCGTTCAAAGCGACCTTGAGCAGCACGCAGTTGGCCGCCACGCAGCTTAGCTACAGCAAAGCCAACGCCCAAAAATGGTCGAATCTGCCCGCCTCACTGTCGAGCCGCATTGGTATTAACCTGGGAGCGTTAAACGCTACTCAGCTAGCGGCTGCCCGCGATTTGCTGGTGGCGCTACTGGCATTGGGAGGAACCAATGAAAGCTACGACGAAATGCTGGGCAACCTGGTGGCCGACGATTACCTGGCGACTGCTGGTGGTGGCTCAGGCTACGGAGCGGGTAATTATTACCTGTCAATTCTGGGAACGCCCAGCGCCACGGGCCTGTGGTCAATCCTGTTTACGGGGCACCATTACACCCAGCCCTACACCTTCAATGCAGGGCAGCTAACCGGCGTCACGCCCGCTTTCCGGGGGGTAGAACCCGCCTCTGTCGTGACGTCGGGTACCCGCAGTTACCAGCCGTTCGAACAGGAGCGGTTGGCCTTTGCGGCGATGCTGACAGCGCTGAGCAGCACAGAGCAAACCACCGCCAAGCTGTCAACGACGTTTTCAGACCTGGTGCTGGGGCCGGGGAAAGACGCGCAGTTTCCGGCCACGAGAGTGGGCCTTCAGGTGGGTACGTTGAGCGCCGACAAACAGGCCTTGGTGCTAAACGCCATCAAACTGTACGTCAACGATCTGGAACCGGCCACGGCGGCGACTATCCTGACGAAATATACCTCGGAGCTGGCCAATACCTACATCGCTTATTCGGGTACGACCGGCGTGGCGACCCAAAATGATTACGTGCGAATTGACGGACCTAATGTCTGGATTGAATTCTCGTATCAGGGGGGCGTGATCATCCGCAACACGCCGCACCCGCACTCGGTCTGGCGCGACCGCACGGGCGATTACGGCGGTAATTAGCCTGATTGACCGGTGCATGACGTCGGCGATACGAATGTCATGCACCGGCCCCTAACTCAGTTTGTAGAGTACATTTCTTCATAAAATATGGCAGCATTAACCAAGGCCGGCAGTGGCCTGTTCATTGTAACGGCGCTGGCGCTGGGGTGTAAATCAACAGAGAGTTCAACGGTTACGCCCGGGGCTTCGTCGGCCATCACGGCGGCGCTGGCTACCACCAGCAGTACAAACACCAGCTGCGCTTCGTCGACTGGTGTGGCGAAAGTGGTCTGTTTGACCGAGGCGTTCAAAGCGACCTTGAGCAGTAGCCAGCTGTCGACCGTGCAGCTCAGCTACAGTAAAGCTAATGCCCAGAAATGGTCGAACCTCCCTGCCTCGTTATCCGGCCGGATTGGTATCCGACTCGATGCGCTCAGCGATACGCAATTGGCTGCTTTTCGCAATCTGATGGTGGCTGTGCTGGCGGTGAGCAACCCGGAAGAAGGGTACGACGAGATGCTGGGTAACCTGGTGGCCGACGATTACCTCGGTAGTATTGGCGGGGGCTCCGGCTACGGGGCGGGCAATTTCTACCTGTCAATTCTGGGAACGCCCAGTGCCACGGGCCTGTGGTCTATCTTGTTTACAGGGCACCATTACACCCAACCCTACACCTTCAATGCAGGGCAGCTAACCGGCGTCACGCCCGCCTTCCGGGCGGTAGAACCGTCGACGGCAGTGTCGGCCAACAGCCGCACGTATCAGCCCATCGAGCAGGAACGACAGGCCTTTGCGGCCTTATTAACAGCTCTGAGCAGTAGCGAGCAGGCTACGGCCAAGCTGTCGACGACGTTCTCCGATGTGGTGCTGGGACCGGGCAAAGATGGACAATTCCCATCCGCGAAAGTCGGCGTGCGCGTGGGTACGTTGAGTACCGACAAACAGGCGCTGGTACTGAACGCCATCAAACTGTACGTCAACGACCTGGAACCGGCCACGGCGGCGACGGTGCTGGCCAAATACACCGCTGAACTGGCTAACACGTATATCGCTTTCACGGGCAACACGAACGTAACGGCCCAAAACGATTACATTCGGATCGACGGTCCGAGTGTCTGGATCGAGTTTTCGTACCAGGGGGGCGTGATCGTTCGTAACGCTCCGCACCCGCACTCGGTCTGGCGTGACCGCACGGGCGATTACGGCGGTAATTAAGACAAGGACCACGGTATGATGAATGGCGGACAAGCGCTAATAAGGCGTGTGATGGGCCTGATCCGATTAGCCTTGTGCATGGTTCCTTGGGTATTGGGTCTGCTGGGTCAATCGGTTACGGCCCATCCCATGCCCAATTCGGTGGTGCTGCTCAATGTGCACGCTGACCGCATCCGCGCGGAGCTACAGATTCCATTGAGCGAACTGCAACCGGCGTTTGGACGAGCTGTGAACGATTCGGCCAGTCAACTGATCGACGCACTGAGCCCTCAACTGCGGGCGTACCTGGTTCGCCACATCCGGCCCCAAAGCCCCAACGGGCGCTTCTGGACCGTAACGGTGGGTACGTTGTCGATGCAGGAGACGCAGAACCCCATCAACGGCACCTACCGCGAACTGATTGCACAGGTGCAGATGGTGCCCCCACCCGGTGCCGACGTGCGGCAATTCAGTTTTCAGTACGATGCCGTGCTGCATCAGGTCGTCACGCATAAAATTCTAGTATCGGTGCGGCAAGATTGGGAGCGGGGGCAAGTGGCGGAGCAGGAACCCGCTCAGGTGGGCGTTATCGAACTGGATATCGTCAACAATCGCATTTTGCCGCTACCCGTCAAGCTGGAGGGCGGTAGCGTCTGGACAGGCTTCCGAAGTATGATCGCGCTGGGTGTTGACCACATTGCCGATGGGACCGATCACCTGCTGTTTCTGCTGGTGTTGCTGCTCCCCGCGCCGCTTCTGCGGGCCGAAAACCGCTGGGGACGCTTTGGGGGTATACGTTACAGCCTCACCCGGCTGCTCTGGATCGTGACCGCCTTCACGGTGGGGCATTCCATCACGCTGCTACTAGGGGCGTTGGGGTGGGTACGGTTACCGTCGCAGCCCATCGAAGTGCTCATCGCCGTGTCGATTCTGGTTTCGGCCCTGCACGCCTTTCGCCCGCTCTTTCCAGGCCGAGAAACCTGGGTAGCGGCGGGTTTCGGTCTGGTGCACGGGTTAGCTTTCGCCACGACACTCACCGATCTTTCGCTCGATGCCGGGCGTATGGTATTGAGTATCTTGGGCTTTAACCTGGGTATCGAACTGATGCAACTGATCGTAATCGCGCTGACGATCCCGTGGTTGATGCTGCTGAGCCAAACGCCAGTCTATGGCTGGGTACGTCGTGGCGGCGCGTTGTTGGCCGCGGTGGCCGCAACCGCCTGGCTGGTGGAGCGCATCACGCAGCACCCAAACGGCGTGACTAGGCTGGTTGAACGGGTGGTGATCTACGCACCGTATGGACTGGCTGTCTTGGCCGGTATGGCTCTATTGCTGACCTATCAGACTCGGCAGCAAAGGCAGCGAGCCTAGCGGTTAAGCACAGCATAGGGCGTCGGTATGTGTCCGTTTACTGGTAAATTGTCGTAAGTTGCTTGCCGAATGACCCCTGGGCCATGACGTACTCAACCAGACCCACAGACTCTATTGAAGCGGCCATCGAGGCGCTGAGCCAATTGCCGCGCTATTCGATCGGCCGCACCGTTGGGAACACCATCGTGGTGCCCAACGCCCGCGTTAGCAGTCAGCACGCTACGCTGATCCGTTGCTCCGACCAACTCTATGTGCTGGAAGATCTGGCCAGCAAACATGGCACCTTCGTCAACGACACGCGCATTACCCGCAAACTGGTTGGGCCGGACGATACCCTCCGCTTTGCCGACAGTCCTTTTTCCCTGGCTGACCTGCTGCAACAAGTGCCGACGCCGGGTCCGGTACAGGTGGGCCGCTCTACGCTGGTGCCCCAAACGTCGCCATCGTGGTCGGCCGGGGCGGCAACGTACCCAGCCGACCACGATGCGCTTGACTTTCGGGCGGCGTTTGCTGAACTGAAAGCTGTTTTTGACCAATACCCCAAACTGCGGCGCGACTGCCGAAACCGCGATAAAATGATCCGCACGGGCAGCGTCATTGTCTCGTCGGTGGTGGGTGTGAGTGCCGTGCTGGCCTCGGGTGGGGCGTTGGCGGGCTTCGGGTTGTTGCAGGTGCTATCGGGTGCCGGGTTAAGCATGCTCATTCCGACACTCTGCTCTACGTTGCTTTCGACCGACGAAAAGCTCGAACTGATCGACAAGACGTATCGTGAGCGTTACCGCTGCCCCAACCCAACCTGCCGCGATCCGTTTGGTATGCGCGAATGGGAACAGCTGGCTCAACAGAAAAGCTGTCGTCGTTGCAAGGCCATCTGGGCCGACTAAGCCGCCCCGCCCGACCCCTTACCTTTCGGGCTAACTAACGATACACGGCAACGCTTACTCCTTTATTCATGGACCAGGACTCTACCTATCTACAATGGCCGGGCGACCCGGCAATGACCAGTAGCACCTCGGATGGGGTTCGGCGGCGCGTTGGTATTTCGGCGGCAGCTTTGCTACTGGGCGGCGGCGCGGCTTTGGGCCTGATTCCGCGCGCTGGCCAGTCGCCCCAACCACCGGCTACCCCGACTGGTGAGGCGGCCTCGTTGCCCCCCAGTGCCGCCGTGGCTACCACTGTCGATGATTCGATGCCGTTCGGGGAAGCGTTTGCGGCGGCGCGAGCCGAGGTTGGCCCTGGCGGCGTCTTCCGCTGGCACGGACAGGCCTACAACACGTTCTGGCAGGAAGAATGGGCCGATCTGTCGCTGGCGCAACGGCAGGAATACGCCGAACAGGTGCTCAACACGGAACTACCCGTTCGGCAGATCGCGGCAGCTGACGACTGGAACGTACCGGGCCAAACCGTTGCGACAATGGGCAAACCAACCGTGATTGAAGGGTATGTAGCTGGTCGCCGGGTGATGGGAGTCGACGATGACAACGACGGCACAATCGACGCGCTCGTGATTGCGGGCGAGGATGGCACCACTTACAAAGTGGTGGATCGGACCGGCGATGCGGGCCTGGATACCTTATACGAGTACGACACCGTGGCTGGCGAATACCAATTGCTCCACGCGCTGCCAACCCCCACGGTGCTTACCAACGGGCAATTGAGTGCCAATCTCGAGGAAGCCATGTCGAGGCAGGTCATCAACGATCTGCTAGCCGACAAACTCCCCTCAGCTGCCCACCTCCAGCCGGCTGTCCACGTCAACGTGCCCCACGACGCCCATGACGACGACGTCGATGACTCCTACATCAACAATGGCGATGTCGACGACATGGACGACCCGCCACATGACCATGACTCTGAGTAAGATCAGCCTGATGAATTGCCAGCACTGTGGTCGAAAGATCATGCTGCGTCCGGCCGATCTGGAACGGGGCTTCATCGTTTGTTCGCACCTGAACTGCGGTGCTACCAACCAACTCACACCAACGACCGAATACGACCCCCAACTGGCCATTGATCTGCCCGAACACGGCCACCTGACGTACCTGAACGACCCGACGGTAGTGCTTCGGCTGAAGTTGGGCCTCAACGTGCTGGGTACCAGCGACTCATGCAGCGCCCGCGTGGCACGGTACCTGCACCGGGGACGTTGCTACATCAGTCGGCGCCATTGTTCAATTACCGTCGCTTTTGACCAGTGGACCGGTACGTTGCGGTACCAGCTTCAGGATGGAGCTGCCGACCCGGCGGCTGGACCGACTACGCATAAGCCCAGCCTGAACGGCACCCTGCTCAATGGACAGCTGTTGCGGCCGGCTGAGATGATCGACGTGAATGATGGCGGCCTGATTTCACTCGGCGGGGCCGATTCATTCCAACTATCACACGCCAAAATTGATCCTATCCTTCGCGAAACGTACCGAATCGATTCTGACTTTAACGCCGACCTGACGCAGTGAACTACACGCTCCAGCCTCCCTGCGGGTTTTCGATGATCGGCGGCCGCCCGACGAATCAGGATGCGCTATGGCCGCCGGTGGGTCAGGCCAACTCCGCCACTCGTCTGTTTGTCCTATGCGATGGCATGGGCGGCGCTGATCGGGGCGAGGTAGCGAGCCGGTTGCTGACCGAAGCGGTAGCGCATTACGTTGCGGCCTGGAACAACCCGGTTCTAGACAGCGTACACCTGCAATCGGCCATTGATATGGCCTACGAGGCGTATGCCTTTTTCATGAATCAGCATCCAACTATCAACCGAATGGGGGCCACACTGGCAATCCTCCAGTTGCACGAGCGCGGGGCATCGCTGGCGCACATGGGCGATAGTCGCGTCTACTGGCTGCGCAACGGGCAGGTTCTCTTTCGGACCATGGATCATAAACGCGTCAACGAATTGGTCGAAACCGGCGTGCTGACAGCCCAACAGGCCCGGAACCACCCGTGGCGCAATCGCCTGAGCCGCGCCGTGCTCATGCACCGCGACCCGGCGGGCCTGCATCGGTCGGCGGCGCAGCCAGACCTGCTGCTGATCGACGACCTACAGCCGGGCGATTACTTCTTTCTGTGCACGGATGGCGTATTGGAGCACCTCGACGATGAAACCATAGCCGCTATCCTGGCAACCGACGATACCGACCCTGTAAAGCTGGATACGCTGCTGGCAGCCTGTAACCAACGTACCCAAGATAACTATTCGGCCTATCTGGTTCGGCTCGAAACCGTCGAATCTGACGTGGTGTCACTCACAAAACCTACACCGGTAGCCAATGAAAAAGCCTAACCACATACACGCGTGGCTGCTTGGCCTTGGCCTATGCCTGGGGTTGCAATCGGTATGGGCGCAGGGCCAGACGTACGCCGTCGTTGTGGGTATCGCCGACTACAAAGCCCTGACGTACCAGACTGGCGATCTTCGCTACGCCGATCAGGATGCCCGGCGGGTCGCGGCGTTTCTGGCCAGTCGGGGAGGGGGGCAGGTAGCACCGGCCCGGTTGCGGCTGCTGACCAACCAACAGGCAACGGGGGCCGGCATCCGGTCGGCAATGAAACTGTTTACCCAGGCCAAACCAACGGACCGGATTGTCCTGTATTTCTCGGGGCATGGTCTGACCGATAGCTTTGTGCCCTACGACGTGCGCCCCGACGACCCCGCGTCGCTGTTGACCTACGCCGACATCAAGGCGGCCTTTCGGGCGTCGGCTGCCGGCGTAAAGCTATGCATCGCCGACGCCTGCCTGTCGGGCAACCTGACGCGGCCCGTCCAGCCCACAGCGCAGTCGGCAAAAGCGACGCGAATGACCGCGTCTGGCACGAATGTAGCGATGCTGCTTGCCAGCCGATCTACCCAAATGGCCGTCGAGGATAAGCAGTTGCTGGCGGGTACATTTACATACTTTTTATTGAAAGGATTACAGGGGGAAGCGAATAGTGATAGGGATAATGTACTGACTATTAAGGAGTTACACGATTACGTAGTGCCCCGCGTTAGAAAGTTATCCAAAGGGAAGCAATCGCCGGTTTTTTATGGACGGTTTTCCGATACATTGCCATTAGCGTATTTTTGAGGATTGGTATACAAATAACTTGTACACTGAGGGCATGACTCCACACATCGATACGTTCGCCGACTTCAAACGCCGATACCCCATTCGGCCCGCCGACCCGGCCACCTGGCTGGGTAGCGGCTCATATGGGCGAGTCGTTAAAGTCGAGGATCAGGTCGAGACCGAGTGGGTCGCTATTAAAATCAGTGAATTCAAAGGCGAAGACAGCCAATCCCTGCGGGCGGAGGTTGAACTGGCCCAACGCATCCCCCGGCACACCAACATTGCCCGTTACGATCGTTGCTACCGCTTCGAAACCGATGCCAGCGTAAGCGATTTCGCGGTGATGAAGTATTACCGCGATGGCAATCTGGCCAATCTACTGAAGCATCAGAAGCTGACTGCCACTGAGGTGTATGACCTCACGAAAGGCATCTTGCTGGGGCTGCAACACCTGCACCGTCAGCGCATCGTACACCGTGATTTCAAGCCCGCCAACATCCTCATCTCCCGCGATAACCAGGGGCGGCTGGTGCCTAAAATTGCGGATTTTGGCCTTAGCAAGCTGGTCAATGGGGAGGCCGCGCTCGATCAGTCTGATTTTGACCTCAGCGATGGTCGCGGTACCCCGTCTTACAAAGCACCCGAGCAAATCGAAGGCGGCCGGGTGAGTTACAACCTCGATCTGTGGGCGTTCGGCGTGGTGCTCTACGAAATGCTGGTGGGCGAGAAACCCTTCGGTGCCGATCGCCCCGCCGACAGTGAGCAACGGGCGCGCCGTACCGTCGAGCAGAAGATCATGGCCGCGCGCCTGCCGGCCAAGGTGGAGCAGGTAGCTGAACCATACCGCACCATCATCAAACGGTGCCTGGTGCGCGATCTCTACCAGCGGGTCCGTCGGGCTGATGAACTGCTGGCGTTGCTCGATGGCGTGGCCAACGAACAGCCGAGCGAGTCGGTACCAGTGCCGGGCAACGTACCTGAGCGCGCGCCAGACGAGCCGACCGACCTGTTTAAGGAGGAGCAAACCGATCTGTTCGGCCAGACCGAACCGACTGACCTTCGCACGGAGCTGGCCGTTGAGCCAACCGAACACATCGCAGACACTGCTGCTATCCCCCCGCGGGCGAACGTACCTGAAGCGAAACCAACCCAGCGCCAGGGTCGGCGGAACACGTGGCGAATGGCATTGCCGGCGGCGTTGCTGCTGGCTGGGCTTGGTATCTATTTGTACGTAGCCCGCAATCGCAGTCTGGCTACGCCTAATCAGAAAGCGACCAACGGCTCTAATCTGGTCGATACTCGGTCGGGCGGCGCCAACGAGCCGATTGCCCTGCTGACAACGATGGCCTCGGCCAGCACGGCCGCCTCATCGCCAAACACGGTGGTCGATCAGTTGTTGCAACAGGCCCGTACGGCTTTTTACCGCGAGCAGTACCCGCAGGCCGTGCTATTGGCCGATAAAGGCTTGCACGAGGCGCCACAGCGGCAGGAACTGATTCGGCTGAAATCGCTGGCTCTGGAACGTCTCGCCGCCAGGCCAACGGCAACTGCTCCGGCCAGGCCAACGCCCGCTACGGCGGCTACAGCCAACAGCCAGGCACCTGCACTGGATAGCCATGAAACCCTGCTGGCCGCGCAACAGGCGCAGCGCAACTACGACCAGCTCATCGAGCGCGGTACCAGCGCCATCACCAACGGAAACCGGAAAGCCGAAGCGATCACGGCCTTTTCAGAAGCACGCGCGCTGGCCGATAAGTACAAGCTAAACACCGAGCGCGGTCACGAACGATATATGTTTTACATGGAAAAAGGCGACCGGATTTTTGACCGCGACGAACGGGAGGGCGCCCTTTTATGGTATCAGGTGGCGCAATCCATTGAGAACACAGCGGAACTAAAAGCCAGGATCAAAAAATGCTCTCAGTTGCAGTAAGTGACCACTATGCTCTTTTTTCTACGTCAATACAGTCTGTTTTTCGCGCTGCTGGTAGCCTGGCCTCAGTTGGCCACAGCCGCCGTGCCCGTTGCGCATACCAGGGGTAGTGGTGGCTACATAGATGAGGAGTATGACGCCTACCGGCGGAAGGGCGACGCCTTTTTTAAAGCAGGTCGCTACAGCGAGGCTCGTCAGCAATACCAGAACTGTCTGGAAGTGCCCGGTTTCGAGAATGACGAGTACGCCAAAGGGCGCATCGAAGTAACGACCCGCTGCCTGGCACTGCTGCAACAGGCCGACGACGCCCTGCAAAATCAGAATGATACGCTCGTTGTACAAACGCTGCAACAGGTGTTGGCCCTGAATCCAGCTGACGAACTACTGATAAGCCGAATCACCGAGCATTACGAACTGGAAGGCAATACCCTGTTTGCTGCCGACCGGTTAATGGAGGCGCGTACGTACTATGTGCGCGCGGCTGGGTACGCCAAACAAGTTCGTAATCGGTTGAAAATGAGTACGCTAGAAACCCAGATTCGGGCTATCGATATTCGCTTGGAGCAACTCGAAAACGAACGGGAAGTCTTCTTGCGGGCCTCGCCCCGTAAACTTCCCAAAACGATTCCGGCCGTGCCGGTGAAAAGTCGGGTTGACCCAACGAAGCCACTACTGAAGATCAGCCTCGCTGTCCTAACCGCCGGGTCGGGTTTATTGGCGTATAGCCTGCGGCGTGATTTTGAAGACAAGAAAGAGGTTGTGGAGCGACTAGGCGCCGAGCTCGACCCGGATAACAAAGGGATCAAGCCCGAT comes from Fibrella aestuarina BUZ 2 and encodes:
- a CDS encoding PP2C family protein-serine/threonine phosphatase, giving the protein MNYTLQPPCGFSMIGGRPTNQDALWPPVGQANSATRLFVLCDGMGGADRGEVASRLLTEAVAHYVAAWNNPVLDSVHLQSAIDMAYEAYAFFMNQHPTINRMGATLAILQLHERGASLAHMGDSRVYWLRNGQVLFRTMDHKRVNELVETGVLTAQQARNHPWRNRLSRAVLMHRDPAGLHRSAAQPDLLLIDDLQPGDYFFLCTDGVLEHLDDETIAAILATDDTDPVKLDTLLAACNQRTQDNYSAYLVRLETVESDVVSLTKPTPVANEKA
- a CDS encoding FHA domain-containing protein is translated as MTLSKISLMNCQHCGRKIMLRPADLERGFIVCSHLNCGATNQLTPTTEYDPQLAIDLPEHGHLTYLNDPTVVLRLKLGLNVLGTSDSCSARVARYLHRGRCYISRRHCSITVAFDQWTGTLRYQLQDGAADPAAGPTTHKPSLNGTLLNGQLLRPAEMIDVNDGGLISLGGADSFQLSHAKIDPILRETYRIDSDFNADLTQ
- a CDS encoding caspase family protein is translated as MKKPNHIHAWLLGLGLCLGLQSVWAQGQTYAVVVGIADYKALTYQTGDLRYADQDARRVAAFLASRGGGQVAPARLRLLTNQQATGAGIRSAMKLFTQAKPTDRIVLYFSGHGLTDSFVPYDVRPDDPASLLTYADIKAAFRASAAGVKLCIADACLSGNLTRPVQPTAQSAKATRMTASGTNVAMLLASRSTQMAVEDKQLLAGTFTYFLLKGLQGEANSDRDNVLTIKELHDYVVPRVRKLSKGKQSPVFYGRFSDTLPLAYF
- a CDS encoding DUF3500 domain-containing protein, whose translation is MAALTKAGSGLFIVTALALGCKSTESSTVTPGASSAITAALATTSSTNTSCASSTGVAKVVCLTEAFKATLSSSQLSTVQLSYSKANAQKWSNLPASLSGRIGIRLDALSDTQLAAFRNLMVAVLAVSNPEEGYDEMLGNLVADDYLGSIGGGSGYGAGNFYLSILGTPSATGLWSILFTGHHYTQPYTFNAGQLTGVTPAFRAVEPSTAVSANSRTYQPIEQERQAFAALLTALSSSEQATAKLSTTFSDVVLGPGKDGQFPSAKVGVRVGTLSTDKQALVLNAIKLYVNDLEPATAATVLAKYTAELANTYIAFTGNTNVTAQNDYIRIDGPSVWIEFSYQGGVIVRNAPHPHSVWRDRTGDYGGN
- a CDS encoding DUF3500 domain-containing protein, which gives rise to MTITFPVKPLLLASLLVGFVGFDACKQDTTTTVAPTSATVSALNCGSATFSTTAVSGAAYTGTVTVPYTGGNGIAYTAGTAIASTGVTGLNATLQAGTLTSSSGNLTYSVSGTPSGAGTATFALTFGGQTCNLPLTVSSPSSGTTSGTASSTITAVMAVTTSANTSCASATGLAKIICLTEAFKATLSSTQLAATQLSYSKANAQKWSNLPASLSSRIGINLGALNATQLAAARDLLVALLALGGTNESYDEMLGNLVADDYLATAGGGSGYGAGNYYLSILGTPSATGLWSILFTGHHYTQPYTFNAGQLTGVTPAFRGVEPASVVTSGTRSYQPFEQERLAFAAMLTALSSTEQTTAKLSTTFSDLVLGPGKDAQFPATRVGLQVGTLSADKQALVLNAIKLYVNDLEPATAATILTKYTSELANTYIAYSGTTGVATQNDYVRIDGPNVWIEFSYQGGVIIRNTPHPHSVWRDRTGDYGGN
- a CDS encoding HupE/UreJ family protein, translating into MVPWVLGLLGQSVTAHPMPNSVVLLNVHADRIRAELQIPLSELQPAFGRAVNDSASQLIDALSPQLRAYLVRHIRPQSPNGRFWTVTVGTLSMQETQNPINGTYRELIAQVQMVPPPGADVRQFSFQYDAVLHQVVTHKILVSVRQDWERGQVAEQEPAQVGVIELDIVNNRILPLPVKLEGGSVWTGFRSMIALGVDHIADGTDHLLFLLVLLLPAPLLRAENRWGRFGGIRYSLTRLLWIVTAFTVGHSITLLLGALGWVRLPSQPIEVLIAVSILVSALHAFRPLFPGRETWVAAGFGLVHGLAFATTLTDLSLDAGRMVLSILGFNLGIELMQLIVIALTIPWLMLLSQTPVYGWVRRGGALLAAVAATAWLVERITQHPNGVTRLVERVVIYAPYGLAVLAGMALLLTYQTRQQRQRA
- a CDS encoding serine/threonine-protein kinase: MTPHIDTFADFKRRYPIRPADPATWLGSGSYGRVVKVEDQVETEWVAIKISEFKGEDSQSLRAEVELAQRIPRHTNIARYDRCYRFETDASVSDFAVMKYYRDGNLANLLKHQKLTATEVYDLTKGILLGLQHLHRQRIVHRDFKPANILISRDNQGRLVPKIADFGLSKLVNGEAALDQSDFDLSDGRGTPSYKAPEQIEGGRVSYNLDLWAFGVVLYEMLVGEKPFGADRPADSEQRARRTVEQKIMAARLPAKVEQVAEPYRTIIKRCLVRDLYQRVRRADELLALLDGVANEQPSESVPVPGNVPERAPDEPTDLFKEEQTDLFGQTEPTDLRTELAVEPTEHIADTAAIPPRANVPEAKPTQRQGRRNTWRMALPAALLLAGLGIYLYVARNRSLATPNQKATNGSNLVDTRSGGANEPIALLTTMASASTAASSPNTVVDQLLQQARTAFYREQYPQAVLLADKGLHEAPQRQELIRLKSLALERLAARPTATAPARPTPATAATANSQAPALDSHETLLAAQQAQRNYDQLIERGTSAITNGNRKAEAITAFSEARALADKYKLNTERGHERYMFYMEKGDRIFDRDEREGALLWYQVAQSIENTAELKARIKKCSQLQ
- a CDS encoding FHA domain-containing protein produces the protein MTYSTRPTDSIEAAIEALSQLPRYSIGRTVGNTIVVPNARVSSQHATLIRCSDQLYVLEDLASKHGTFVNDTRITRKLVGPDDTLRFADSPFSLADLLQQVPTPGPVQVGRSTLVPQTSPSWSAGAATYPADHDALDFRAAFAELKAVFDQYPKLRRDCRNRDKMIRTGSVIVSSVVGVSAVLASGGALAGFGLLQVLSGAGLSMLIPTLCSTLLSTDEKLELIDKTYRERYRCPNPTCRDPFGMREWEQLAQQKSCRRCKAIWAD